TTTGGGCGCCGCGGCGCTCCTGCCGGATTTTTTCCTCCAGCAGCTGCTGCAGATCGCGCTCGCCCAGGGAGCGCTGCACCAGGCGCGCGAAAGGCGGCGCGGCCGGCGAGGTGCGGGATCCGGCGGGCGCCGCCGGATCCGTTTGGACCCCAAAAAGGGTTTCCAGATCAGCCTCGGGGGCCAGGAGCGGCAGGCCGTGGCGGTCTCGCCGGGGGGGCGCGGAGCCTTTCGGGCGGTTCTTCCCGGTACTGGCCGGGGCTGCGCTTGGGGCGGGCGGGCGGCGCGCTTCGACCCGCTGGCGCCGCATGCCGTTCGACACCCCCCGGCCGCCGTTTTCTCGGCTGAAAAGAAGTGCGAGGTCCTCGTCTTCTTTCAGAACCGGCAGGCCGTGGCGGTTGACCGGGGGGGATGGCGGCTGGGAACGCGGCGTTTTGGGGGCCGCCGCGGGCGGCGCCCCGCGAGCCTTGACCGAAGGGCCTGAATCGCCGTTCGCAAAGGGCCGAAGGGCCCCGTCGGGGGCTGGCGGGGCGGGCCGGGCCGGTTTGTGCGCCGCGGCCGGCGCCCCGGGGCCGCCAGCGGGGGGCGCCGTGCTACCCGCGGCGGCCCCGTCGGCCGGCCGCGGGCGCTGTAGGCGGCGCCAGAGCTTTTTCAACTCCTTAAACATGATGAACCGCTAAAAAGTCAAAAACCAGACGGTTTCAAAAAAAGTTCAAGCCTAAGACGCGCAATTCTCAGTGGCGTGAGGCGTACACCTGTATGCCGCAGCGACTTCGAGATGCAGCGCAACGCAGAGATTGGGTTTTTTGCGGAACCGTCAAACATCATCCGTTATCCGGTTTGGTCCGCCGCCGCCCGCTCGGCAAAGGGCAGCGCGGCGTTCAGGGCTTCGATGTAGTCCTGCTCGGCGGCGTTGATGCGCGCGATATTGGTGTGCAGGATGTGCGCCATGACGGGATCGTAGAAGCGGTGCAGACTGGTGTTGCAAAGTGAGCGAAAGCCGCGCCGAATCTTGTGGCTTCCGCCCATCCCGGGGTCGTAATAGCGAATCCCGTTCTGGATCGCCCAGGCGATCGGCTCGTAGTAGCAAAGGTTGAAATGCAGCGCCGGAATCCGGCGCAAACAGCCCCAGTAGCGCCCGTAGAGGCGCTCGCCTTTTCTCAGCAGAAGCGAGAGGGCCAGCGGTTCGCTGGGGCTGCGGCGGTCGTAGGCCGCCATGAAGACCAGCCGATGGCGGAAATCCTCGCCGAGACCCTCGAAGAAGGCCGGCAGCAGGTACTTGCAGCCCCAGATGCCGAAGCGGTCATTGGTGCGGGCATAGAGCCTGTACATCAGGGGGAAAAAAGCCTCCGGGGCATCCCGCCCGGCCACCGCCCGCAGGACGATCCCCTCCTCTGCGAGGCTCCGGCGTTCCCGTCGGATATTGCGCCGCTGATTGCTGTTGAACTCCCCCAGGTAGTCCTCGAAAGTCGCAAAGCCGTTATTTTCCCAGCGGAACCCCTGATGCCGCCAGCCGACGAACCCGGCCCGCTCGGCGGCCGGCCGCCACCCCGGGTCCGCGAAGAGGAAGCTGCAGCCGGCGATCCGGTGGCGGGCGCAGTAGCCATCGATGGCATCGATCATGACGCCGGTCAGCCCCTCGACGGACTCGCCGGCGGCCGTCAGGAACCGGTAGCCCTCGGTGGGGGTCACCGGACTCATGCCCACCAGTTTAGGGTAATAGGCCACCCCGATGCGCGCCGCCACCTGGACCCAGGGGTGGTCAAAGACAAATTCCCCCTCGCTGTGGCGCTTGAGATAGAGGGGCGCGGCGGCCACCAACCGCTCGCCCGACCAGACCGTCAAATGCCGGGGCTGCCAGCCGGTGGCGGGGGCGATGCTGCCGGATGCCTCCATCCGGTGGAGCCATTCCCACTCCAGAATCGGCGCGGCCAGCGGCAGTGCCAGGCGGTTCCAGGCCTCCCGGTCGATATCGGCCATCCGCTCGACCCAGCGGATGGTATGGGGTGTTGAAGGGCTGGCGCTCATCTGAACCTCACTCGGCCGGCTGCCCCCGACCGACACGGCGGCTAACGCCGCCGTGCAATCTGATAAGGTATCGGCAAACATTCACTAGATAATTCCTCGCCGGCGCCTTGTCACGCCGGATCCCCGGGCCTTGGTGTTTTTGATTGACACCAAGCCCTTTTTTCCGATACGTCTCAAGCCGCTATTTTCAGAGATTTCAATCACCCCAGGGATGGAGGACGAAACATGCGCAGGTGGCTTCTCATTTTGCTGATCTTGGCGCTCGGGACGGCCGGCACGCTGTCGGCGGCTGAAAAAGAGCTCAAGGTGGGGTTTGTCTACGTTTCCCCCATTGGGGATGCGGGCTGGTCCTATGCCCATGACCTCGGCCGGCAGCACATCGCCGCCCTTCCGGGGGTTCAGACCTCCTACGTGGAGGCGGTGCCCGAAGGGGCCGATGCCGAACGCGTGATCCTCAACATGGCCCGCAAAAACTTCGACATCATCTTCGCCACCAGTTTCGGTTATATGGATCCGATGCTGAAGGTCGCCCAGCAGTTTCCCGACACCGTCTTCATGCACTGCTCGGGGTTCAAACGCCACCAGAACATGGGCAACTATTTCGGCCGCATGTACCAGGCCCGCTACCTCTCGGGGATGGTGGCCGGCGCCATGACCCGGAAGAAAATCCTGGGCTATGTGGCCGCCTTTCCGATTCCGGAAGTCATCCGCGGCATCAACGCCTTTACCCTGGGCGCCCAGGCGGTCAACCCCGAAGTTCAGGTGCGGGTGGTTTGGACCAAGACCTGGTATGACCCGGCCACCGAAAAGGAGGCCGCCAAAAGCCTGCTGGACGTGGGCGCCGACGTCATCGCCCAGCACCAGGATTCCCCCGGCCCCCAGGAGGCGGCCCAGGAAGCGGGGGTCTACTCCATCGGCTACAATTCCGACATGAGCCAATTCGCGCCCAAGGCCCACCTGGTGGCGCCGGTATGGAACTGGGGGCCCTTTTACGAGGAAATCGTCAATGCGGTCCGGGACGGTAGCTGGACCAGCCAGTCTCACTGGTACGGCATGGATAAAGGGATGGTGGCCCTGTCGCCCATGACCGAGCTGGTTCCCCAGGCGGTGCAGGACATGGTGCGCGCCAAAAAGGACGCCATCACGGCCGGAACGGCCAAGGTCTTTACCGGGCCGATCAGCGACCAGTCCGGCAAGGTGCGGATCCCTGCCGGCGAGAGCGCCACCGATGAAGCCCTGCTGGGCATGGACTGGTTTGTTCAGGGAGTGGTGGGCACCACCGAATAGCCATCGGCCGGGCACCTGCCTGCAGTGCCGCAAACAGCCGCAGGCGGCCGAGGCAAGCAGCGCGCATGCGGGATAACCCAAGATGAGGGTACAGGTGA
This is a stretch of genomic DNA from Desulfobacteraceae bacterium. It encodes these proteins:
- a CDS encoding BMP family ABC transporter substrate-binding protein; this encodes MRRWLLILLILALGTAGTLSAAEKELKVGFVYVSPIGDAGWSYAHDLGRQHIAALPGVQTSYVEAVPEGADAERVILNMARKNFDIIFATSFGYMDPMLKVAQQFPDTVFMHCSGFKRHQNMGNYFGRMYQARYLSGMVAGAMTRKKILGYVAAFPIPEVIRGINAFTLGAQAVNPEVQVRVVWTKTWYDPATEKEAAKSLLDVGADVIAQHQDSPGPQEAAQEAGVYSIGYNSDMSQFAPKAHLVAPVWNWGPFYEEIVNAVRDGSWTSQSHWYGMDKGMVALSPMTELVPQAVQDMVRAKKDAITAGTAKVFTGPISDQSGKVRIPAGESATDEALLGMDWFVQGVVGTTE
- a CDS encoding GNAT family N-acetyltransferase; translated protein: MSASPSTPHTIRWVERMADIDREAWNRLALPLAAPILEWEWLHRMEASGSIAPATGWQPRHLTVWSGERLVAAAPLYLKRHSEGEFVFDHPWVQVAARIGVAYYPKLVGMSPVTPTEGYRFLTAAGESVEGLTGVMIDAIDGYCARHRIAGCSFLFADPGWRPAAERAGFVGWRHQGFRWENNGFATFEDYLGEFNSNQRRNIRRERRSLAEEGIVLRAVAGRDAPEAFFPLMYRLYARTNDRFGIWGCKYLLPAFFEGLGEDFRHRLVFMAAYDRRSPSEPLALSLLLRKGERLYGRYWGCLRRIPALHFNLCYYEPIAWAIQNGIRYYDPGMGGSHKIRRGFRSLCNTSLHRFYDPVMAHILHTNIARINAAEQDYIEALNAALPFAERAAADQTG
- a CDS encoding Smr/MutS family protein; translated protein: MSNGMRRQRVEARRPPAPSAAPASTGKNRPKGSAPPRRDRHGLPLLAPEADLETLFGVQTDPAAPAGSRTSPAAPPFARLVQRSLGERDLQQLLEEKIRQERRGAQRMSIRQQIKAHPPPQRQLDLHGCSALQAQQRTEAFVHGALGAGLVTVRIIVGKGLHSQGRAVLPDAVAEKLAELKRRGKVLSFQWEKHKKSKSGALIVYL